From the Natrarchaeobaculum aegyptiacum genome, one window contains:
- a CDS encoding DUF7287 family protein: MSGAGNRDRRDRTISLELGVGDPDGGSRDRGQTAQDFVIGIGVFILAVAFVFSFLPSILTPYDSAVGGSETAQAERIANQIVHDTESVNGSNELDRAVFEAEYTGENLTDTLALRSSEDVIFDSVNVSIETLEGEPVNATALSGGEPYDGQPAASSARIVTVDDTSADPGDCEPACRLEVTVW; this comes from the coding sequence ATGTCCGGGGCAGGGAATCGCGATCGACGCGACCGGACGATCTCACTCGAGCTGGGGGTCGGCGACCCAGACGGCGGTAGCCGCGACCGCGGTCAGACCGCTCAGGACTTCGTGATCGGGATCGGCGTGTTCATCCTCGCCGTCGCGTTCGTCTTCTCGTTTCTACCGTCGATCCTCACGCCGTACGATTCGGCCGTCGGCGGTTCGGAAACGGCGCAGGCCGAACGAATCGCGAATCAGATCGTCCACGATACCGAGAGTGTGAACGGCTCGAACGAACTGGATCGAGCGGTCTTCGAGGCCGAGTACACCGGGGAGAACCTGACCGATACACTGGCACTCCGGTCGAGCGAAGACGTGATCTTCGACTCGGTCAACGTCTCGATCGAAACGCTCGAGGGCGAGCCAGTCAATGCGACCGCACTCTCCGGCGGTGAGCCCTACGACGGCCAGCCGGCGGCGAGTTCCGCCCGGATCGTAACGGTCGACGACACGTCGGCCGATCCGGGCGACTGTGAGCCGGCCTGCCGACTCGAGGTGACGGTGTGGTAA
- a CDS encoding DUF7288 family protein translates to MKGPNNEMADRGQAYTLEGFISAMVLVMAVLFALQAVVLTPSTGGLADRSIQAQMQQEAQDALVVADQDGDLTETILYWDGEGGFGDTDISENPNREADNGTYSTDQFANVSTLGQIMNQSFAQQGWNYNVEIHYTDDDGDFETKSLVYQGSPSSGAQTASYTIAVLDDDQAYDGSNWMNVSDVNGDARTIPKAEPNEPVYNVVEVRLTIW, encoded by the coding sequence ATGAAAGGGCCGAACAACGAGATGGCAGATCGCGGCCAGGCCTACACGCTCGAGGGGTTCATCAGTGCGATGGTCCTCGTGATGGCGGTTCTGTTCGCACTGCAGGCAGTGGTGTTGACGCCGTCGACCGGCGGGTTAGCCGACCGATCGATCCAGGCCCAGATGCAACAGGAAGCACAGGATGCCCTCGTCGTCGCCGATCAGGACGGCGATCTGACCGAAACGATCCTCTACTGGGACGGTGAGGGCGGATTCGGTGACACCGATATCAGCGAGAATCCGAATCGAGAAGCGGACAACGGAACCTACTCGACCGATCAGTTCGCAAACGTCTCGACGCTCGGGCAAATCATGAACCAGAGTTTCGCCCAGCAAGGGTGGAACTACAACGTCGAGATCCACTACACGGACGACGACGGCGACTTCGAAACGAAATCGCTCGTCTATCAGGGAAGTCCTTCGAGTGGGGCCCAGACGGCGAGTTACACGATCGCAGTCCTCGACGACGATCAAGCGTACGACGGGAGTAACTGGATGAACGTCAGCGACGTCAACGGAGACGCTCGAACCATTCCGAAAGCCGAACCGAACGAACCAGTGTACAACGTCGTGGAGGTGCGACTGACCATATGGTGA